A single genomic interval of Lynx canadensis isolate LIC74 chromosome A2, mLynCan4.pri.v2, whole genome shotgun sequence harbors:
- the LOC116737944 gene encoding metabotropic glutamate receptor 8-like, whose amino-acid sequence MVCEGKRSASCPCFFLLTAKFYWILTMMQRTHSQEYAHSIRVDGDIILGGLFPVHAKGERGVPCGELKKEKGIHRLEAMLYAIDQINKDPDLLSNITLGVRILDTCSRDTYALEQSLTFVQALIEKDASDVKCANGDPPIFTKPDKISGVIGAAASSVSIMVANILRLFKVGEGIVFLIIVTRQ is encoded by the coding sequence ATGGTATGCGAGGGAAAGCGATCAGCCTCTTGCCCTTGTTTCTTCCTCCTGACGGCCAAGTTCTACTGGATCCTCACAATGATGCAAAGAACTCACAGCCAGGAGTATGCCCATTCCATACGAGTGGATGGGGACATCATTTTGGGGGGTCTCTTCCCTGTCCacgcaaagggagagagaggggtaccTTGTGGGGAGctgaagaaggaaaaggggaTCCACAGACTGGAGGCCATGCTTTATGCAATCGACCAGATTAATAAGGACCCTGATCTCCTCTCCAATATTACTCTGGGTGTCCGGATCCTTGACACGTGCTCCAGGGACACGTATGCTTTGGAGCAGTCATTAACATTCGTGCAGGCATTGATAGAGAAAGACGCTTCCGACGTGAAGTGTGCTAATGGAGATCCACCCATTTTCACCAAGCCTGACAAGATTTCTGGTGTCATAGGTGCTGCAGCAAGCTCCGTGTCCATCATGGTTGCTaacattttaagactttttaaggTAGGTGAAGGCATTGTCTTTCTGATCATTGTGACAAGACAATAA